The Oncorhynchus tshawytscha isolate Ot180627B linkage group LG12, Otsh_v2.0, whole genome shotgun sequence genome includes a window with the following:
- the LOC112263032 gene encoding beta-crystallin B3-like, translated as MSEQQSAPEQLAAGKSQGGAGATYKVVLFEFENFQGRKAEFSAECKDVSEKGLEKVGSVLVESGPWVGYDRQGFAGEQFVLEKGEYPRWDTWTNSQYSYSFWSMRPLKVDSAEHKLHLFESPGFTGKKMEIVDDDVPSLWGHGFQDRVASVKALNGTWVGYMYPGYRGRQYVFERGDFKHWNDWDSPAPQIQSVRRVRDMQWHKRGCFTIPAPTPDPAPAPAPAPAPAPEPPAPPAAAGAS; from the exons ATGTCGGAGCAGCAGAGCGCCCCTGAGCAACTGGCTGCAGGGAAGAGCCAGGGTGGAGCAGGAGCCACTTACAAG GTGGTGCTGTTTGAATTTGAGAATTTCCAGGGTCGCAAGGCTGAGTTTTCTGCCGAGTGTAAAGATGTTTCAGAGAAGGGCTTGGAGAAGGTGGGCTCTGTGCTGGTTGAGTCTGGCCC aTGGGTGGGGTATGACCGCCAGGGGTTTGCAGGTGAGCAGTTTGTCCTGGAGAAAGGAGAGTATCCACGCTGGGACACCTGGACCAACAGCCAGTACAGCTATTCTTTCTGGTCCATGCGGCCTCTCAAAGTG GATAGTGCCGAACACAAGCTCCATCTGTTTGAGAGCCCAGGCTTCACTGGTAAAAAGATGGAGATTGTTGATGATGACGTTCCCAGTTTGTGGGGACATGGTTTCCAAGATCGCGTAGCAAGTGTCAAGGCTCTCAACGGAAC ATGGGTTGGCTACATGTACCCAGGTTACAGGGGACGGCAGTATGTGTTTGAGCGTGGAGACTTCAAGCACTGGAACGACTGGGATTCCCCTGCACCACAGATCCAGTCTGTCCGACGTGTGCGTGACATGCAGTGGCACAAGAGGGGGTGTTTCACCATCCCTGCTCCTACCCCTGACCCAGCTCCTGctcctgcccctgcccctgccccagCACCTGAACCCCCTGCCCCCCCTGCCGCCGCTGGGGCCAGCTGA
- the ctu1 gene encoding cytoplasmic tRNA 2-thiolation protein 1 translates to MPVLCSSCAEKRAVLKRPKTAHSLCKECFFWAFEEEVHQTIVSAQLFKHGETVGIGASGGKDSTVLAHVMKVLNERYNYGLKLLLLSVDEGITGYRDDSLETVKRNQQQYELPLKIVSYEELYGWTMDAIVKQVGLKNNCTFCGVFRRQALDRGAMMLKVDKICTGHNADDVAETVLMNVLRGDIARLRRCTAISTASEGEGVVPRCKPLKYAYEKEIVLYAYFKKLDYFSTECIYSPNAYRGHARTFLKDLEAVRPSAIMDVIHSGENLSVREGVKMPVQGTCGRCGYISSQALCKSCVLLEGLNRGLPRLGIGKHHRLHEKILSQQPLTQEEERKLKAVDF, encoded by the exons ATGCCAGTCCTCTGTAGCAGTTGTGCTGAGAAGCGTGCAGTGCTGAAACGTCCAAAGACGGCCCATTCCCTGTGCAAGGAATGCTTCTTCTGGGCCTTTGAGGAGGAGGTGCATCAGACAATAGTCTCAGCGCAGCTCTTCAAACATGGAGAAACTGTGGGCATTGGTGCCTCGGGTGGGAAGGACTCCACTGTGCTGGCGCATGTCATGAAAGTCCTAAATGAGCGCTATAACTACGGCCTGAAACTACTGCTACTGTCAGTGGATGAGGGCATCACAGGTTACCGTGACGACTCCTTGGAGACAGTGAAGAGGAACCAGCAGCAGTATGAGCTGCCTCTGAAGATTGTATCCTATGAGGAGCTGTATGGTTGGACCATGGATGCCATAGTGAAGCAGGTTGGACTGAAGAACAATTGCACTTTCTGTGGAGTGTTCAGAAGGCAGGCGCTGGACAGGGGAGCCATGATGCTGAAGGTTGATAAGATATGTACAG GTCACAACGCTGACGATGTGGCAGAGACAGTTCTGATGAACGTCCTCCGAGGAGACATCGCCCGTCTGCGTCGCTGCACTGCTATAAGCACAGCGAGCGAGGGCGAAGGGGTGGTGCCACGCTGCAAGCCCCTCAAATATGCTTACGAGAAGGAGATTGTCCTCTACGCCTACTTCAAGAAGCTGGACTACTTCTCCACAGAGTGCATCTACTCCCCCAATGCTTACAGAGGCCACGCCCGCACCTTCCTGAAAGACCTGGAGGCTGTGCGGCCCAGCGCCATCATGGACGTCATCCACTCTGGCGAGAACCTGTCAGTGAGGGAGGGCGTGAAGATGCCCGTTCAGGGGACTTGCGGCCGCTGTGGCTACATCTCCAGCCAGGCGCTGTGTAAGTCCTGTGTGCTGCTGGAGGGCCTGAACCGCGGCCTGCCCAGACTAGGAATCGGAAAGCACCACCGTCTCCACGAGAAGATCCTCTCACAGCAGCCTCTGacccaggaagaggagaggaagctcAAGGCTGTGGACTTCTGA
- the LOC112263035 gene encoding beta-crystallin B2, producing the protein MATDHQKPASKQQQPGTSAFKLTIYEQENFQGPCHELTGPCNNLQEAGVEKVGSILVLCGPWVGYEQANCKGEQYVFEKGEYPRWDSWTNSRRSDNIFAFRPIKVDSQEHKIVLYENPSFAGKKIEIIDDDVPSFHAHGYQEKVSSVRVQSGTWVGYQYPGYRGYQYLFEKGEYKDSAEFGAQFPQIQSVRRIRDMQWHQRGAFHPAAGAN; encoded by the exons ATGGCCACAGACCACCAGAAACCTgcatccaagcagcagcagccagGCACTAGTGCTTTcaag TTGACCATCTATGAACAGGAGAACTTCCAGGGGCCTTGCCATGAGCTGACTGGTCCCTGTAACAACCTCCAGGAAGCAGGCGTGGAGAAAGTGGGCTCCATACTGGTGCTGTGTGGACC ATGGGTGGGATACGAGCAGGCTAACTGTAAGGGGGAGCAGTATGTGTTTGAGAAGGGGGAGTATCCTCGCTGGGATTCCTGGACCAACAGCAGACGTAGCGACAACATCTTTGCATTCCGCCCCATTAAAGTG GACAGCCAGGAGCACAAGATTGTCCTTTATGAAAACCCCAGTTTTGCGGGGAAGAAGATCGAGATCATAGATGATGATGTCCCCAGCTTCCACGCACACGGATATCAAGAGAAGGTCTCCTCTGTCAGAGTTCAGAGTGGCAC TTGGGTGGGGTACCAGTATCCTGGCTACAGAGGCTATCAGTACCTGTTTGAAAAGGGTGAATACAAGGACAGTGCTGAGTTTGGTGCCCAGTTCCCTCAGATCCAGTCTGTCAGGCGCATCCGAGACATGCAGTGGCACCAGAGGGGAGCTTTTCACCCTGCCGCCGGCGCCAACTAA